A single genomic interval of Flavihumibacter rivuli harbors:
- a CDS encoding alpha/beta fold hydrolase, giving the protein MTVSLHQHTIHYHRFGSGPVPMVCLHGYGENGKSFEDLGAAFRESHTLICPDLPLHGHTQWLEGQFHPGDLDSLITTLLEAGGFASGKFVLAGYSMGGRLALAYAEHFSQKLEGLLLIAPDGLKVNKWYWLATQTSMGNRFFKFTMHHPQWFFNGMTLARKAGLLNQSIYKFAHHYLDDPLARKQLYERWTLMRRFKPDLNAIREKLNLQQIPLLLVFGKHDRIIVTGPGKRFMQGIGKNANLLVLEAGHRLLRPNFCTIIAASFQSLEQP; this is encoded by the coding sequence ATGACCGTCAGCCTCCACCAACATACCATCCATTACCACCGCTTCGGGTCCGGTCCTGTACCGATGGTCTGCCTCCATGGTTACGGGGAGAACGGGAAAAGCTTTGAAGACCTGGGTGCTGCCTTCCGGGAGTCCCATACCCTGATCTGCCCCGACCTTCCCCTGCACGGACATACCCAATGGCTGGAAGGCCAATTCCACCCGGGGGACCTGGATTCCCTCATCACCACCTTGTTGGAAGCAGGTGGATTTGCCAGCGGGAAATTCGTACTCGCAGGTTACAGCATGGGCGGCAGGCTGGCACTGGCCTATGCGGAACATTTCAGCCAGAAACTGGAAGGCTTATTGTTGATCGCGCCGGATGGACTGAAAGTGAACAAATGGTACTGGCTGGCCACCCAAACGTCGATGGGTAACCGATTTTTTAAATTCACCATGCACCATCCGCAATGGTTCTTCAATGGCATGACCCTTGCCCGCAAAGCAGGATTGCTGAACCAGAGCATCTATAAATTCGCGCACCATTACCTTGATGACCCTTTAGCAAGAAAGCAACTCTATGAACGCTGGACCCTGATGCGCCGGTTCAAACCAGACCTTAATGCAATAAGGGAGAAACTCAACCTGCAACAGATCCCCTTGTTGCTGGTTTTTGGAAAGCACGACAGGATCATTGTTACAGGTCCGGGTAAACGTTTCATGCAAGGCATTGGCAAGAATGCGAACCTGCTCGTACTGGAAGCCGGACACCGCCTGCTCAGGCCCAACTTTTGCACTATTATTGCAGCATCATTCCAATCCCTTGAACAACCATGA
- the pgl gene encoding 6-phosphogluconolactonase, translating to MASILHKYADAEAVAQAAAKFIADRITDVLKQQDRFTLALSGGSTPKRLHQILAASPYKEQIDWNKLHIFWGDERYVPFEDERNNAKMAFDTLLDHVPVPKEQIHIMRSDIDPRESAEAYEKILHHYFDGKQHSFDLVILGMGDDGHTLSLFPGTEVIYETEKWCTAFFLKQQDMFRITLTRTIANNASCILFLTTGTAKAPALKQVLQGEPNPTIYPSQVINAAHGETIWMVDQAAASLLDG from the coding sequence ATGGCTTCGATCCTCCACAAATATGCAGATGCAGAAGCGGTAGCCCAGGCTGCGGCAAAATTCATCGCTGACCGCATTACCGATGTTTTGAAACAGCAGGACCGTTTTACGCTGGCCCTTTCAGGCGGCAGTACGCCGAAAAGACTGCACCAGATATTGGCTGCTTCTCCTTACAAAGAGCAGATCGACTGGAACAAACTGCATATTTTCTGGGGGGATGAACGCTATGTTCCTTTCGAAGATGAGCGCAACAACGCTAAGATGGCCTTCGACACTTTGCTCGATCATGTTCCCGTACCGAAGGAGCAAATCCATATCATGCGTTCGGATATTGATCCCCGTGAGAGTGCAGAAGCCTATGAGAAGATCTTGCACCACTATTTTGACGGGAAGCAGCATAGCTTCGACCTGGTCATATTAGGCATGGGTGACGATGGACACACCCTTTCCCTTTTCCCGGGAACAGAAGTGATCTATGAAACTGAAAAATGGTGTACCGCCTTCTTCCTGAAGCAACAGGATATGTTCAGGATAACCCTGACGAGGACCATTGCCAACAATGCTTCCTGCATCCTTTTCCTGACTACAGGTACGGCAAAGGCACCGGCATTGAAGCAGGTATTACAGGGTGAACCCAATCCAACCATCTATCCCTCGCAAGTGATCAATGCGGCGCATGGGGAAACCATCTGGATGGTGGACCAGGCGGCTGCATCGCTGTTGGATGGATAG
- a CDS encoding glycosyltransferase, whose product MIYVYAILLVLLVAYAFLIAYYHKAWKSLSNNANNNIANQPVTSITVLVPARNESANIRSCIESLLEQDYPASLREIIVIDDHSTDDTVAIVESYAGKGIRCIRLAEVLQGQQVNAYKKLAIATGITMSGGKLIVTTDADCTASRGWLREIAQLHELSGAQFIAAPVRLTGNNSFLGIFQQLDFISLQGITGASVFKGVHAMCNGANLAYTREAFQKVNGFEGINHIASGDDMLLMYKIAKAYPGKVRFLKSPGAIVSTPVQPDLRSFLRQRIRWASKARHYDDRNVLLVLILVYLLNIGLLSVIITAFFSTNALVMAIGLLLVKTLAELPFMITVAGFFSMERLMLWFPLMQPFHVLYTVLAGSFGQWGSYEWKGRKVS is encoded by the coding sequence ATGATCTACGTTTATGCCATACTGTTAGTGTTACTGGTGGCCTATGCCTTCCTGATCGCCTATTACCACAAAGCCTGGAAATCACTGTCCAATAACGCGAACAACAATATTGCCAACCAGCCGGTTACCTCCATCACCGTTTTGGTGCCTGCCAGGAATGAAAGCGCCAACATCAGGAGCTGTATTGAATCACTCTTGGAACAGGATTATCCTGCCTCCCTTCGGGAGATCATCGTGATCGATGACCATTCCACAGATGACACCGTTGCCATCGTGGAATCCTACGCCGGTAAGGGCATCCGCTGCATCCGCCTGGCTGAGGTACTGCAGGGCCAGCAGGTCAACGCCTATAAAAAACTGGCCATTGCTACCGGCATAACCATGTCCGGCGGCAAATTAATTGTTACCACTGATGCTGATTGCACCGCAAGTCGAGGGTGGCTGCGGGAAATAGCCCAATTACACGAACTATCAGGTGCACAGTTCATTGCTGCACCGGTGCGCCTGACCGGTAACAATAGTTTCCTCGGTATTTTCCAGCAACTTGATTTCATCAGCCTCCAAGGCATCACCGGGGCTTCTGTATTCAAGGGTGTCCATGCCATGTGCAATGGCGCAAACCTGGCCTATACCAGGGAAGCCTTCCAAAAGGTAAATGGCTTTGAAGGGATCAACCATATTGCCTCCGGCGATGACATGTTGCTCATGTACAAGATCGCCAAAGCCTATCCTGGAAAGGTCCGCTTCCTGAAATCACCAGGCGCGATCGTCTCCACACCGGTTCAACCCGACCTGCGTTCCTTTCTCCGACAGCGCATCCGCTGGGCCAGCAAGGCCAGGCATTATGATGACCGTAATGTGCTGCTGGTCCTCATACTGGTGTACCTGCTCAACATCGGCCTGCTCAGCGTGATCATCACCGCCTTCTTCTCCACCAATGCCCTGGTAATGGCCATTGGCCTGCTGCTCGTAAAGACACTCGCCGAATTGCCCTTTATGATAACCGTTGCCGGATTCTTCAGCATGGAAAGGCTAATGTTATGGTTTCCCCTCATGCAACCCTTTCATGTATTGTACACGGTATTGGCGGGAAGTTTTGGCCAATGGGGCAGTTATGAATGGAAAGGAAGAAAGGTCTCCTAG
- a CDS encoding MarR family winged helix-turn-helix transcriptional regulator, producing MPNNQFKRGELYSFITGKASTAIARRLQKKFNSAGLNLTIEQWSVLYHLWKQDGISQQELCNATFRDKPSITRLVDNLERLKLVKRVSSKEDRRMNLIYLTSEARKMQDESMDLAEDTLNEALKGVPEDQVEICKAVLQIVYDNLK from the coding sequence ATGCCAAACAACCAATTTAAGAGAGGGGAATTATACAGTTTTATTACCGGTAAGGCATCGACGGCCATAGCCCGCAGGCTGCAGAAGAAATTCAATTCAGCCGGGCTCAACCTGACGATTGAGCAATGGAGTGTTTTGTACCATTTATGGAAGCAGGATGGCATCAGCCAGCAGGAATTGTGCAATGCCACATTCCGCGACAAGCCGAGCATCACGAGGCTGGTGGACAACCTGGAGCGACTCAAGTTGGTGAAGCGGGTTTCTTCCAAGGAAGACCGGCGCATGAACCTGATCTACCTGACCAGCGAGGCCAGGAAGATGCAGGACGAATCGATGGACCTGGCAGAGGATACGCTGAATGAAGCATTGAAAGGTGTGCCCGAAGACCAGGTGGAGATCTGTAAGGCAGTGTTGCAGATCGTTTATGATAACCTTAAGTAG
- a CDS encoding acyl-CoA dehydrogenase family protein has translation MSSAAQQQGIALKGGEWLIKESSPFETFIPEDYNEEQQMVKDMCATFLDTEVLPIIERIDKLEPGLMPSLVEKAGEQGLLGTSIPEEFGGLGKDFITSTLVNEALGGGFSFSVAIAAHTGIGTLPILYFGTPEQKAKYIPKLASGEWKGAYGLTEPNSGSDALGAKTTAKLSEDGKHYILNGQKCWITNGGFADVYTVFAKVDGDKFTGFIVERGMEGFTQGSEEHKMGIKGSSTVQLYFQDCKVPVENVLGEIGKGHVIAFNILNIGRLKLCAAALGGSKRSLNTAIVYANTREQFKQPISNFGAIKNKLAEMAIQVWVCESALYRAAKWIDNKEIELLNSGKPFNEALLGAAEEYAIECAMLKVYGSEMLDFVVDEGVQIHGGNGFSDEYVISKAYRDSRINRIYEGTNEINRLLTVDMVLKRAMKGKLDLMGPAMNVMKELMSIPDFGSGDDQPFDKERKAINNFKKAILMTAGGAVQKLMMKIESEQEILMNIADMAIETYNAESALLRAMKLVDQKGEAACQFELDVVRSYLYDAADKINKYGKDAINAFAEGDEQRMMLLGLKRFTKVDPFNSKEARRRIAARLISENKYPL, from the coding sequence ATGAGCAGCGCAGCGCAACAACAGGGAATTGCCCTCAAAGGAGGGGAGTGGTTGATCAAGGAAAGCTCACCTTTTGAGACCTTTATCCCGGAAGACTACAACGAAGAGCAACAAATGGTGAAGGACATGTGTGCCACCTTCCTCGACACCGAAGTGCTTCCCATTATTGAACGTATCGACAAACTTGAACCCGGCCTGATGCCATCTTTGGTGGAGAAAGCCGGTGAGCAGGGATTGCTGGGAACATCCATCCCCGAAGAGTTCGGTGGTCTCGGAAAGGACTTCATCACTTCCACCCTGGTGAACGAAGCGCTGGGTGGCGGATTCTCTTTTTCTGTTGCCATTGCCGCCCATACGGGTATTGGTACCCTGCCTATCCTGTATTTCGGAACGCCTGAACAGAAAGCAAAATACATTCCCAAGCTGGCCTCGGGTGAGTGGAAAGGTGCCTATGGCCTGACCGAGCCGAACAGTGGAAGTGATGCGTTGGGTGCGAAGACCACGGCCAAGCTCAGTGAGGATGGCAAACATTACATCCTTAACGGACAGAAATGCTGGATCACCAATGGTGGTTTTGCAGATGTATATACCGTATTCGCCAAGGTAGATGGTGACAAGTTCACCGGCTTCATTGTAGAGCGCGGCATGGAAGGATTTACCCAGGGTTCGGAAGAACATAAGATGGGTATCAAGGGTTCTTCAACAGTCCAGCTCTATTTCCAGGACTGTAAGGTTCCGGTGGAGAATGTTTTGGGTGAGATCGGCAAGGGCCATGTCATTGCCTTCAATATCCTGAACATCGGTCGACTGAAACTTTGTGCTGCGGCATTGGGTGGATCCAAGCGTTCCCTGAACACTGCCATCGTGTATGCCAATACCCGTGAGCAGTTCAAGCAGCCCATCAGTAATTTCGGCGCGATCAAGAACAAACTGGCGGAAATGGCCATCCAGGTGTGGGTATGCGAAAGTGCCCTCTACCGTGCGGCTAAGTGGATCGATAACAAGGAAATTGAATTGCTGAACAGCGGCAAGCCCTTTAATGAAGCCCTGTTGGGTGCAGCGGAAGAATATGCCATCGAGTGCGCCATGCTGAAAGTATATGGTAGTGAGATGCTGGATTTTGTAGTGGATGAAGGGGTGCAGATCCATGGTGGTAACGGTTTCAGCGACGAGTACGTGATCTCCAAGGCCTATCGCGACAGCCGTATCAACAGGATCTACGAGGGAACCAACGAGATCAATCGTTTGTTAACGGTTGACATGGTGTTGAAGCGTGCCATGAAGGGCAAGCTTGACCTGATGGGTCCTGCCATGAATGTGATGAAGGAATTGATGAGCATCCCGGATTTTGGCAGCGGCGATGACCAGCCATTCGATAAGGAGAGAAAGGCCATTAATAATTTCAAGAAGGCCATCCTGATGACTGCAGGTGGTGCGGTGCAGAAGTTGATGATGAAGATCGAGAGTGAGCAGGAGATCCTGATGAATATTGCTGATATGGCCATCGAGACCTATAATGCGGAAAGTGCGTTGCTGCGCGCCATGAAGCTGGTTGACCAGAAGGGTGAGGCTGCCTGCCAGTTCGAACTGGATGTGGTGCGCAGCTACCTCTATGATGCGGCCGATAAGATCAATAAGTATGGTAAGGATGCCATCAACGCTTTTGCTGAAGGGGATGAGCAGCGCATGATGTTGCTGGGCCTGAAGCGCTTCACCAAGGTTGACCCGTTCAACAGTAAGGAAGCCAGGCGCAGGATCGCTGCCCGCCTGATCAGTGAAAACAAATATCCACTGTAG
- a CDS encoding TCR/Tet family MFS transporter — translation MSASKKAALGFIFITLVVDVIGWGIIIPVVPKLISELIHGTNSDASRYSGWLGFAYAIMQFVCAPILGNLSDRYGRRPILLLSLLGFGIDYLFVAYAPTIAWLFVGRMIAGLFGASITTASAYIADISTPENRAQNFGMIGAAFGLGFIIGPVIGGLLGQYGVRVPFLFAAGLCFLNALYGYFILPESLPVENRRKFEWKRANPMGSLVQLKKYPAVSELVISLALVYIAAHAVQSTWTYYNIEKFGWNEKLIGYSLGFIGLMVALVQGGLIRVAIPRLGNERSVYLGLLLYSIGFLLYGLATETWMMFAFTIVYCLGGIAGPAIQGIISSSVPPNEQGELQGALTSLMSATSIVGPPVMTNLFSYFTGTAAPFKFAGAPFVMAAILVLISSWLAYRSLHTNPRFHPKA, via the coding sequence ATGTCGGCAAGCAAGAAGGCAGCGTTAGGTTTTATTTTCATCACATTAGTGGTAGACGTGATAGGTTGGGGGATCATCATTCCGGTTGTACCCAAGCTGATCTCCGAGTTGATCCATGGGACCAACAGTGATGCTTCGCGCTACAGTGGCTGGTTGGGTTTTGCCTATGCCATCATGCAGTTCGTATGTGCCCCTATCCTGGGTAACCTGAGCGACCGCTATGGCAGGCGTCCCATTTTGCTGCTTTCGCTTTTGGGCTTCGGCATTGACTACCTCTTCGTTGCCTATGCCCCTACCATTGCCTGGTTATTTGTGGGCAGGATGATCGCGGGATTGTTTGGCGCCAGCATCACCACCGCTTCTGCCTATATTGCCGATATCAGCACCCCTGAGAACCGTGCCCAGAATTTCGGGATGATCGGTGCGGCCTTTGGACTGGGTTTCATCATAGGTCCCGTGATTGGGGGATTATTGGGGCAGTATGGGGTAAGGGTACCCTTCCTTTTCGCAGCCGGCCTCTGTTTCCTGAATGCCCTGTATGGTTACTTTATTCTTCCTGAATCGCTTCCGGTGGAGAACCGCAGGAAGTTTGAGTGGAAGCGGGCAAATCCTATGGGCTCCCTTGTTCAATTGAAGAAGTATCCCGCGGTTTCGGAGCTGGTCATTTCATTGGCATTGGTGTATATCGCGGCCCATGCGGTGCAAAGCACCTGGACCTACTATAATATTGAGAAGTTCGGTTGGAATGAGAAGTTGATCGGTTATTCGCTTGGCTTCATTGGACTGATGGTGGCGTTAGTACAGGGCGGCCTGATCAGGGTCGCCATCCCCAGGTTGGGCAATGAACGCAGTGTGTACCTGGGATTGCTGCTCTATAGCATTGGCTTTCTCTTGTATGGATTGGCCACCGAAACCTGGATGATGTTTGCCTTTACGATCGTGTATTGCCTGGGAGGAATTGCGGGACCTGCCATCCAGGGGATCATTTCTTCCAGCGTGCCACCGAATGAGCAGGGGGAATTACAGGGAGCGCTGACCAGCCTGATGAGCGCCACCTCGATCGTCGGTCCACCAGTCATGACCAACCTTTTCTCCTATTTCACCGGGACAGCGGCTCCATTCAAGTTTGCAGGCGCCCCGTTTGTGATGGCGGCGATCCTGGTTTTGATCAGTTCTTGGCTGGCTTACAGGAGTTTACACACCAATCCGAGGTTCCATCCCAAAGCTTAA
- the gndA gene encoding NADP-dependent phosphogluconate dehydrogenase — protein sequence MDNQLFDFGMVGLGVMGRNLLLNVADHGFKAIGFDMDPQKTADLEKTASPGTVVKGVNSLEEMVKSLSTPRRIMMLVPAGKPVDDVIEKLLPLVEPGDIIIDGGNTYYTDTLRRYQYLQPKGLHFIGIGVSGGEEGARRGPSMMPGGDLTAWDHLKPVLQSIAAKVNEEACVDYMGKGAAGHFVKMVHNGIEYAIMQMICEAYDILHRGAGLTNEELHLLFTDWNNAELRSYLVEITADIFRQKDELTDAHLVDMILDKAGAKGTGKWTSQIAMDMGVAIPTIDMAVTMRNLSALKSQRMEADALKSSHAKTIADKDSLIQHTRQALFAGIIMSYVQGLAMLHTASKDLEMDIPIQNAVKVWRGGCIIRSTLLETFYEAYQRNPQIPNLLLDEKLSCLVKANIDGLRNVVAQAALNGYPAGCLMNALTYYDAYTTGRLPLNLLQAQRDYFGAHTYERTDREGKFHTQWG from the coding sequence ATGGATAATCAACTTTTTGACTTTGGCATGGTTGGACTCGGCGTAATGGGCCGCAACCTGTTGCTGAATGTTGCCGACCATGGTTTCAAGGCCATCGGTTTCGATATGGATCCGCAAAAGACTGCCGATCTGGAAAAGACTGCCTCCCCCGGCACCGTGGTAAAAGGCGTGAACAGCCTGGAAGAAATGGTGAAAAGCCTCAGCACCCCACGCCGCATCATGATGCTGGTGCCCGCCGGCAAACCTGTAGACGATGTGATCGAAAAATTGCTGCCCCTGGTAGAACCTGGTGATATCATTATCGATGGGGGCAATACCTATTATACCGACACCCTCCGCCGCTACCAATACCTGCAGCCCAAGGGCCTGCATTTCATCGGTATCGGTGTTTCTGGCGGGGAAGAAGGCGCCCGCCGCGGTCCGAGCATGATGCCGGGTGGCGACCTCACTGCCTGGGATCACCTCAAGCCTGTGCTCCAATCCATCGCCGCTAAAGTGAATGAAGAAGCCTGTGTGGATTACATGGGCAAGGGCGCTGCCGGACACTTTGTAAAGATGGTCCATAACGGCATCGAATATGCGATCATGCAGATGATCTGCGAAGCCTATGATATCCTCCATCGCGGTGCCGGTCTTACCAACGAAGAACTGCACCTGCTCTTCACGGATTGGAACAATGCTGAACTGCGCTCTTACCTGGTGGAGATCACTGCCGATATCTTCAGGCAGAAAGATGAACTCACCGATGCGCACCTGGTAGACATGATCCTGGACAAGGCCGGTGCCAAAGGAACGGGTAAATGGACCTCCCAGATCGCCATGGATATGGGCGTTGCCATCCCGACCATCGACATGGCCGTGACCATGCGCAATCTCTCGGCCCTTAAATCACAACGAATGGAAGCCGATGCCCTCAAGTCCAGCCATGCCAAAACCATTGCCGACAAGGATTCCCTCATCCAGCATACCCGTCAGGCTCTCTTTGCCGGTATCATCATGAGCTATGTGCAAGGCCTGGCCATGCTGCATACTGCCTCTAAGGACCTGGAAATGGATATCCCCATACAGAATGCCGTTAAGGTATGGCGCGGGGGATGCATCATCCGCTCCACCTTGCTGGAGACCTTCTATGAAGCCTACCAACGCAACCCCCAGATCCCCAACCTCCTGCTCGATGAAAAGCTTTCCTGTCTCGTGAAAGCCAATATCGACGGGCTTCGCAACGTAGTGGCGCAGGCTGCCCTGAATGGCTATCCCGCTGGATGCCTGATGAACGCCCTCACCTACTACGATGCCTACACCACCGGAAGGTTGCCGCTCAACCTCCTGCAGGCACAGCGCGATTATTTCGGTGCCCATACCTACGAAAGAACGGACAGGGAGGGTAAGTTTCATACCCAATGGGGCTAA
- a CDS encoding Dabb family protein gives METQTRREFISETGKATMAGLGAFSAATWDKKIHNMFIHHVYFWLKRPGNADDKKALVEGLRKLSAVSTIRTFQIGEPAKTRREVIDSSYDISWLVLFDNAADQDSYQVDPIHLKFVEECKLLWEKVVVYDTVEVKP, from the coding sequence ATGGAAACCCAAACACGTCGGGAGTTCATTTCCGAAACCGGTAAGGCAACAATGGCTGGATTAGGAGCATTCTCAGCCGCCACCTGGGACAAAAAGATCCACAACATGTTCATTCACCACGTTTATTTCTGGCTAAAGCGTCCGGGCAATGCGGATGATAAGAAAGCCTTGGTAGAAGGCCTGAGGAAGTTATCAGCTGTTTCCACCATTCGCACTTTCCAGATCGGCGAGCCCGCTAAAACAAGGAGGGAAGTTATCGACAGCAGTTATGATATCTCCTGGCTGGTGCTGTTTGATAATGCCGCAGACCAGGACAGTTACCAGGTAGACCCCATCCACCTCAAATTCGTAGAGGAGTGCAAGCTCCTCTGGGAAAAGGTGGTGGTCTATGATACCGTGGAAGTGAAGCCTTAA
- the zwf gene encoding glucose-6-phosphate dehydrogenase, whose product MSQHHKRPPSSLIFIFGGSGDLNHRKLAPALYNLYMDNWMPEKFDIVGIGRRPYDQDSYRTHLFNGIQQFSRRKADEAGGWEAFAQRVAYLQMDAEKEEEYQKIAEIVKEKEAAYGEHPNVIFYLAVAPQLVPGIVSKLGPLNICHDTKCTRVVVEKPFGHDLESANELNKLLASMFDEKQIYRIDHYLGKETVQNILALRFANALFEPIWNRNYIDHIQITAAETVGVEGRGDFYEKSGALRDMVQNHILQLLCMVAMEAPVSFDADEIRNKKVDVLHAIRKISKEEVHQYAVRGQYSHGWMKGTEVNGYREEKNVAPDSPVDTFAAVKFYIDNWRWQDVPFYVRTGKRMHEKETIITVQFKAAPSYAFPPEAAETWRANRLTISIAPDMDIRLRFQSKRPGQDLTLSPVDMIFSYNDAYEEHEPEAYETLLLDVMEGNATLFMREDQVEAAWKVIMPILDAWENREPVDFPNYGPGSWGPEDAEALIARDGRNWVTLPAPHQE is encoded by the coding sequence ATGTCTCAACATCATAAACGTCCACCTTCTTCCCTCATCTTCATCTTCGGGGGAAGTGGCGACCTTAACCATAGGAAACTGGCTCCAGCACTTTACAATCTCTATATGGATAACTGGATGCCGGAGAAATTCGATATCGTAGGGATCGGCCGCAGGCCATACGACCAGGACAGCTATCGCACCCATCTCTTCAATGGTATCCAGCAGTTTAGTCGCCGCAAGGCCGACGAGGCCGGTGGCTGGGAAGCTTTCGCACAGCGCGTTGCCTACCTGCAGATGGATGCTGAGAAAGAAGAAGAATACCAGAAGATCGCCGAGATCGTGAAGGAAAAAGAAGCGGCCTATGGCGAACACCCCAATGTGATCTTCTACCTGGCCGTGGCTCCGCAGCTGGTTCCCGGCATCGTCAGCAAGCTGGGTCCCCTGAATATCTGCCACGACACCAAGTGCACCCGCGTGGTGGTGGAAAAGCCTTTTGGCCATGATCTCGAAAGCGCCAACGAACTGAACAAGCTGCTCGCCAGCATGTTCGATGAGAAACAGATCTACCGCATCGACCACTACCTTGGAAAAGAAACGGTCCAGAATATCCTCGCCCTTCGCTTTGCCAATGCCCTCTTCGAGCCCATCTGGAACAGGAACTATATCGACCATATCCAGATCACCGCTGCCGAGACCGTTGGCGTGGAAGGAAGGGGCGATTTCTATGAGAAGTCAGGAGCCCTGCGCGATATGGTGCAGAACCATATCCTCCAGTTGCTTTGCATGGTGGCCATGGAAGCGCCTGTGAGTTTTGATGCCGATGAGATCCGTAACAAAAAGGTTGATGTGCTGCACGCCATCCGCAAGATCTCCAAAGAAGAGGTTCACCAATACGCCGTACGCGGACAATACAGCCATGGCTGGATGAAAGGGACGGAAGTGAACGGCTATAGGGAAGAAAAGAATGTAGCACCCGATTCACCGGTGGATACATTCGCGGCGGTCAAGTTCTATATCGACAACTGGCGCTGGCAGGATGTGCCCTTCTATGTGCGCACCGGCAAAAGGATGCATGAGAAGGAAACCATCATTACGGTGCAGTTCAAAGCTGCACCCAGCTATGCTTTCCCGCCCGAAGCCGCTGAAACATGGAGGGCCAACCGCCTGACCATCAGCATCGCTCCAGACATGGATATCAGGCTGCGGTTCCAGAGCAAGCGTCCCGGCCAGGACCTCACCCTGAGCCCTGTTGACATGATCTTCAGTTATAATGATGCCTACGAAGAACATGAACCGGAAGCTTATGAAACCCTCCTGCTCGATGTAATGGAAGGCAATGCCACTTTGTTCATGCGTGAAGACCAGGTGGAAGCCGCATGGAAAGTGATCATGCCTATCCTTGACGCATGGGAGAACCGTGAACCGGTTGACTTCCCGAACTATGGTCCGGGCAGCTGGGGTCCTGAAGATGCGGAAGCCCTTATTGCCCGCGATGGCAGGAACTGGGTGACCCTTCCGGCCCCTCACCAGGAATAA
- a CDS encoding RNA recognition motif domain-containing protein has protein sequence MNIYVSNLSFNVEDEDLRGFFEEYGEVTSARVIMDKFTNKSRGFGFVEMSDDAAAQKAIAELDGGMVEGRAIRVSVAKPREERSSSNSNGGGRRSFSNSNNRW, from the coding sequence ATGAACATTTACGTTTCCAATTTGAGCTTCAATGTTGAAGACGAAGACCTGCGTGGTTTTTTTGAAGAGTATGGCGAAGTAACTTCCGCCCGTGTAATCATGGACAAATTCACCAACAAGAGCCGTGGTTTCGGTTTTGTTGAGATGTCTGATGATGCTGCTGCCCAGAAGGCAATCGCTGAACTGGATGGTGGTATGGTAGAAGGCCGTGCTATCCGCGTATCTGTTGCCAAGCCTCGCGAAGAGCGCAGCAGCAGCAACAGCAATGGTGGTGGTCGTCGTTCTTTCAGCAACAGCAACAACCGCTGGTAA